Proteins from one Tautonia marina genomic window:
- a CDS encoding TatD family hydrolase yields the protein MSESSIATFGPLVDTHAHLDDPRMARDLAGVLARAREHGVTQIVAIGTTAASSRDIVSLARDHQGIFAAIGIQPNHGAEAEPGDWERIVELADAPKVVAIGETGLDRYWDRTPFPLQQDLFDRHLTLAFERQLPVVIHCRQCEADIVAQLEQLGRPVSGILHSFTGNWDDAQAFLALGLHLSFAGMVTFRNESLDPLREVASRMPLDRLLIETDSPYLSPHPFRGKTNEPGRVAWTCARIAELRGMEAEELALQTTRNARRLFGLEETETL from the coding sequence TTGTCCGAATCTTCGATCGCCACGTTCGGTCCCCTGGTCGACACCCACGCCCACCTCGACGACCCAAGGATGGCCCGGGATCTTGCCGGGGTTCTGGCGAGGGCCCGCGAGCATGGTGTGACTCAGATCGTGGCAATCGGCACGACGGCTGCGTCGTCACGCGACATCGTGTCCCTGGCCAGGGACCACCAAGGGATCTTCGCCGCCATCGGCATTCAGCCAAACCACGGGGCCGAAGCAGAGCCGGGGGACTGGGAGCGAATCGTCGAGCTGGCCGATGCCCCGAAGGTCGTCGCCATCGGTGAGACGGGTCTCGACCGATACTGGGATCGCACACCGTTTCCCCTCCAGCAAGACCTGTTTGACCGTCACCTGACCCTGGCCTTCGAACGTCAGTTGCCGGTGGTCATCCACTGCCGCCAGTGTGAGGCCGACATTGTCGCGCAGCTGGAACAGCTGGGGCGACCTGTCTCGGGCATCTTGCACTCGTTCACCGGCAACTGGGACGATGCGCAGGCCTTCCTGGCGCTGGGCCTTCACCTGTCGTTCGCCGGAATGGTCACGTTTCGGAACGAATCGCTCGACCCGTTACGCGAGGTTGCGTCTCGAATGCCCCTCGATCGGCTGCTGATCGAGACCGATAGCCCGTACCTCAGTCCTCACCCGTTCCGGGGGAAGACGAACGAACCGGGCCGGGTCGCCTGGACTTGCGCCCGAATCGCCGAACTTCGGGGGATGGAGGCGGAAGAACTCGCCCTCCAGACGACCAGGAACGCACGTCGGCTCTTCGGTCTGGAAGAGACGGAGACTCTCTGA